ccccccctcccccccgcccgcAGGTGGACGCCGGCCGCGTCGTGCACGTGCACTCCGTCATCATCCTGCGGCGCTCCGACAAGAGGAAGGACCGCGTCGAGATCTCGCCCGAGCAGCTCTCGGCCGCCTCCACCGAGGCGGAGATATCCTTGGATGGCGgcgagcccggccccgcccgccgctgCTGGGGACCCCTCGGGGCTGCCCGCGGCTGCTGCCCCCTgcctgggccgggccgggccgcgccgcggCCGCCTGCGTCTCCTCTCTCGGTCAcagggggagcggggccgtggGGTGGGCTCTGCCCGGCGAGGAGCCTGTAGTAGGGACGGAGAGCTCACGAGGCTCTGCGCCCGGGTGGTGCGCTGGAGGGCTGCGTCCCTGCGCCATCTTGGGCAGCTTTCTGACCCGTCCCTCGCTGCCACGTGCAGacaaattttgctttgcttctgcgACGGCGATGTCCTGGTAGTGCTGGGGGAAGAGGCTTCCATCGGTTTCTTGCACCTCGTCGCCCCTCTGCGGGGATCTGACGTTAGGTCGGCCCGTGAGAAGCTTTTAAGCTGTGCCCTGCGCTTGCTGGTTTTCGTGTACaaggtttttcttcccttcGCTCTGTTGCTTTGGAAAGCACCTTGACGCACACACAGGTTGGCTGAGATGACGGGGCGCCCCATGAGAGTGGTGGGCTGGTACCACTCCCACCCTCACATCACCGTCTGGCCCTCGCACGTCGGTAAGAGCGGTCTCGGTCTCGGTTCTGTGTGAAAGCTCACAGCTGGCTAATTATCTTTCTCAATAGTGGGCTTTAAGAGCTGATCATCCCAATTACCGATGTTTGGTTTCCAAAATGTCCAGAGCACGGGGGTTGAGCTCTGGTACTCGAGCTTCCCGAGCCCCGGAGAAGCTGGTGCTGGTGCCGCTGTTCTtccagacagcagagctggagctggggttGGGGAATAGCAAAAAGCTGTGGGAATCCTAGTCCGGCTGTAGTGGTTCTTGACATCTCCAAGTGTTAACGCAAAAACTAACGCTTTTTGGAAAGAAGCATGTATCTTACACCTGGTGGACGCTGCGGTTATATGGCTGATCTGCAGCACCGGGCTGATGCTGTGATCCTTTCTTGTTTCATTAACTCATCTTGTGTTTTTAAGACTTGCATTTAAGTATGTTTTAAACGGGATCAACATTTTAACTTAATATCCTGGAGTAAGTACTTCGAGATAAAGCACGGGACTGTTACAAATTGCAGGGTCACCCttcagaagctggaaagtcTTTTTCCAGTCCTTCAGGTGACCGGTGCAGTTCTCATGCTCTTATTTCTTTGTCTGTAGATGTCCGCACACAAGCCATGTATCAGATGATGGACCAGGGCTTTGTAGGGCTCATCTTCTCCTGCTTCATTgaagacaaaaacacaaaggtAGGCAACCTAAAAATGGCGATAAACCCTCCAAGCGCTCAGGAGAAACGTCGGCCCCAGGGCAAAGCTGAAATCCCGCGCTTGCCCTTGGACGCAGCCTGCAGCAAGGGCCGAGCTCTGCTTGGAGCACACTCAAAGCGGGGCTGAGTGGCGGCGTTTGGATCGTGATCCTGATGACAAAGGGACGTGTCGTTAATTACCGTGTGCTGATCCAGGGGGCGGCTCTCTagccagcagctgtgctggtgtcAGGGCTCTGGGGCCGCATCAGATGGCCGCAGTGCGTGTGCGCACTGAGATGTGCGAGTGCCCTTcaggccagcaggagcagcttaGTGCAGCCTCACGAGACGCTGCTGCAGCACGGGATGAGCTGATCGCCGTGTCTTGGCCAGGCTTTCCTAGTAGCTCTGGtctaaggtattttttttttcatacttaatGGGTCTGTCAGCGCTTGCGAGCGGTTCCAGCAGACCAATCCAAGCGTGAAGTGTATACTTCTGCGAACTGTTAAATGCTGTGTGAAAGCATGTTCTGCTCCCTGAAGGATTTGGGGGTCCTAAGTGATGTTTCGGTACTCGCAGTCTGACTTCCTGCTGCCTCTCTTAGACAGGCAGGATTCTCTACACCTGTTTCCAGTCCATTCAGGCCCAGAAGAGCTCAGAGTGAGTACAACAGAGCAATATTATGTTTAGTttggatttcatttcatttttcctttctggattGTCTCAAATAAGTGGTTTCTGGGTTCACGGAGAGCAACAAATAGGTACAGAGATGCCTGAACAAGGTCTCCTCCTCTCTGCTAATGCAGGCTGCTTGAAGAGAATCTGAATTCGATTGATTTAGCTGAGATAATTTAGTAATTTAACTTAAAGTCTGATGTAGAACATTGTAGTTTGCGTATGAGTTTGTGCTGTACTCTGTCGTGTGAAGGCCCAGCCTTTCGCTTTCAGCTCTAGAATTCAAAGCTCCAAGCTTGTGTGGGGTCAGGCCTCTGCCAACGGTACGCGTGCTGTGCAGCGTAGCGGCCCTCTAGCTGCTGTAGTATGTTTATCATTAGAATTTGAAGTAAGAGTGTGGCTATAAAGGCTTCCCTTTGCCTGTCAATTCTGGCACGTTCTCAGAAGGAAACCTGCAGTGAGCCCATGAGCTAGACAGCCACTGTAGGTTTGTaaaggctttttattattattattgttatcgTTATTATTCCTTCTCTGCCGCTTTGCAGTTAATGGTGTCTGATGCCCTTTTAGATACGAAAGGATTGAGATTCCTATTCACGTTGTCCCGCATGAAACCATTGGGAAGGTGTGTCTGGAGTCAGCTGTCGAGCTGCCCAAGATCCTGTGTCAGGAGGAGCAAGACGCCTACAGGAGGATTCACAGGTGAGAAcacggggctgcagccccctgcgAGGCTCTTCGCTGACGCGTTCTGCTATTGCCGTACCTCAGGTGCCTCAGCAGGGGTACAGAAATGAGAAGCCTCAGCACCTTGTGTGCCTCTGTAGGAGAGCTGAGGGAACACTTTCATGTTACGGCGTTCAGGTGCGCTTGACCTTGTACTCCTGCATGTGACTTGCACGTGAGCTAAGGGAACGGCTCCTCTGATGCAGTGAGAGCGCTAAAGCGCGTGTGAGCGAGCGGTGGTGCTTCACTGATGT
This window of the Cygnus atratus isolate AKBS03 ecotype Queensland, Australia chromosome 13, CAtr_DNAZoo_HiC_assembly, whole genome shotgun sequence genome carries:
- the BRCC3 gene encoding lys-63-specific deubiquitinase BRCC36 isoform X1 is translated as MAVQAVHLEADAFLVCLNHALSTEKEEVMGLCIGQVDAGRVVHVHSVIILRRSDKRKDRVEISPEQLSAASTEAERLAEMTGRPMRVVGWYHSHPHITVWPSHVDVRTQAMYQMMDQGFVGLIFSCFIEDKNTKTGRILYTCFQSIQAQKSSEYERIEIPIHVVPHETIGKVCLESAVELPKILCQEEQDAYRRIHSLTHLDSVTKIHNGSVFTKNLCSQMSAISGPLLQWLEDRLEQNKQRVQELQQEKERLLEELAALE
- the BRCC3 gene encoding lys-63-specific deubiquitinase BRCC36 isoform X2 — encoded protein: MAVQAVHLEADAFLVCLNHALSTEKEEVDAGRVVHVHSVIILRRSDKRKDRVEISPEQLSAASTEAERLAEMTGRPMRVVGWYHSHPHITVWPSHVDVRTQAMYQMMDQGFVGLIFSCFIEDKNTKTGRILYTCFQSIQAQKSSEYERIEIPIHVVPHETIGKVCLESAVELPKILCQEEQDAYRRIHSLTHLDSVTKIHNGSVFTKNLCSQMSAISGPLLQWLEDRLEQNKQRVQELQQEKERLLEELAALE